The Parvibaculum sp. DNA segment TCCGAACCCGAGCTGGAGATGCTGGCGTCGCTGGCGCAAGCGCGCGGCCTGGTCGCGCGCGTCGCGCTGCGCGTCAATCCCGATATCGACGCGAAGACGCATGAGAAGATCGCGACCGGCAAGGCCGAAAACAAGTTCGGCATTTCCTGGAAGCGCGCGCCCGCCGTCTATGCACGCGCCCGCGCGCTGAAGGGCATCGACGCCAGCGGCATCGACGTTCATATCGGCAGCCAGTTGACGACGCTCGAACCCTTCGCCGCCGCCTTCGAACGCGTGGCCGGCATGGTGGAAGCGCTGAGGGCCGAAGGTCACGATATACGTCACATCGACCTTGGCGGGGGCCTGGGCGTTCCCTATCGCGGCGACAATGACGTGCCGCCGCATCCGGATGAATACGCGGCGATGGTGAAGCACACTGTCGGACATCTCGGCTGCGAGTTGACCTTCGAGCCGGGCCGCCTGATCGCCGGCAATGCCGGCATTCTGGTGACGCGCGTGATCTATGAAAAGCTCGGCGACGACCGCGCCTTCCTTATTCTCGACGCGGCGATGAACGATCTGATCCGGCCGACGCTTTACGACGCCTTTCACGATATTCGCCCGGTGGCCGAGCCTGCCGACGGCGCGGAACGCATCGTCTACGATGTCGTCGGTCCGGTATGCGAAACCGGCGATTTCTTCGCCAAGGGCCGCGATCTTCCGCGCCTGAAGGCGGGCGACCTCGTCGCCATCATGTCGGCCGGCGCCTATGGCGCGGTGCAGGCCTCGACCTACAACACGCGGCCGCTGATCCCCGAAGTGATGGTGCGTGGCGGCGACTTCGCCGAGGTCCGCGCACGCCCCAGTTATGACGCAATCCTGAAACAGGATATGATCCCGGCCTGGCTGGACTGACCGCGCCGCCGGCCGACGACAAGAGGGCGGAGAGCTTTGACCGGCCCCGGACAAGACGAACGGAACCCCGAGGAAACGCAAGCCACGCGGCTGCCCCCGCGCATCGAACGGCGTGTG contains these protein-coding regions:
- the lysA gene encoding diaminopimelate decarboxylase, with translation MHHFDYRNGIMHAEDVAIPDIAAAVGTPFYCYSSATLERHYRVFAAAFKGQPARVCYSVKANSNLAVIATLARQGAGADVVSEGELRRALAAGVTPDKIVFSGVGKTEGEMAFALEAGIDRFNVESEPELEMLASLAQARGLVARVALRVNPDIDAKTHEKIATGKAENKFGISWKRAPAVYARARALKGIDASGIDVHIGSQLTTLEPFAAAFERVAGMVEALRAEGHDIRHIDLGGGLGVPYRGDNDVPPHPDEYAAMVKHTVGHLGCELTFEPGRLIAGNAGILVTRVIYEKLGDDRAFLILDAAMNDLIRPTLYDAFHDIRPVAEPADGAERIVYDVVGPVCETGDFFAKGRDLPRLKAGDLVAIMSAGAYGAVQASTYNTRPLIPEVMVRGGDFAEVRARPSYDAILKQDMIPAWLD